A window of the Haloarcula litorea genome harbors these coding sequences:
- a CDS encoding DUF7563 family protein gives MPECQNCGSFVTEQYVRVFTPETYESAGPRVCPNCEDKLRDGADVREARSSRQ, from the coding sequence ATGCCCGAGTGTCAGAACTGCGGTTCGTTCGTAACTGAGCAGTACGTACGGGTGTTCACACCGGAAACGTACGAGTCGGCCGGGCCGCGGGTCTGCCCGAACTGCGAGGACAAACTGCGTGACGGTGCGGACGTCCGCGAGGCGCGTTCCTCCCGCCAGTAA
- a CDS encoding ArsA family ATPase translates to MSDIDVEAVEEIDTPAGVDAPDYVLYGGKGGVGKTTCAAATGLASARDGTATLVVSTDPAHSLSDTLETEIPAEPARVREDVPLFAAEIDPEAAVGEGPLGMEEDALGGLGGLLGGDGGPMGGAGGPTGSAPNAAGDTDDPVLGEDGLLGGSMPGADEAAAMRLLLDYVDDDRFDRVVVDTAPTGHTLRLLELPETMDSMVGRILQLRERFSGMLGNLSGMFGGDADDVDPEEGIEDLRELSDRIEHLRSILRDPAKTDFRVVMVPEELSVVESERLLGQLREFDIPVGTVVVNRVMQDPSEVLDREVDIAGPNHDDCEFCARRWQVQQDALARAQDLFRGHDVRRVPLFAEEVHGERLLSVVAACLD, encoded by the coding sequence ATGAGCGACATCGACGTCGAGGCCGTCGAGGAGATCGACACACCGGCGGGCGTCGACGCGCCCGACTACGTGCTCTACGGCGGGAAGGGCGGCGTCGGCAAGACGACCTGTGCCGCGGCGACGGGGCTGGCCTCAGCGCGCGACGGGACGGCGACGCTCGTCGTCTCGACGGACCCGGCCCACTCGCTGTCGGACACGCTGGAGACCGAGATCCCGGCCGAACCAGCCCGCGTCCGGGAGGATGTCCCCCTGTTCGCCGCCGAGATCGACCCCGAGGCCGCCGTCGGGGAGGGACCGCTCGGGATGGAGGAGGACGCCCTGGGCGGCCTCGGCGGCCTGCTCGGCGGCGACGGCGGCCCGATGGGTGGTGCCGGCGGCCCTACGGGGTCGGCACCGAACGCGGCCGGCGACACCGACGACCCGGTGCTGGGCGAGGACGGCCTGCTGGGCGGGTCGATGCCCGGCGCGGACGAGGCCGCGGCGATGCGGCTCCTGCTGGACTACGTCGACGACGACCGGTTCGACCGCGTCGTCGTCGACACCGCGCCGACGGGCCACACCCTCCGCCTGCTCGAACTGCCCGAGACGATGGACTCGATGGTCGGCCGCATCCTCCAGCTTCGCGAGCGGTTCTCCGGGATGCTGGGCAACCTCTCCGGGATGTTCGGCGGGGACGCCGACGACGTGGACCCCGAGGAGGGGATCGAGGACCTGCGGGAACTGAGCGACCGCATCGAACACCTCCGATCGATCCTCCGTGACCCAGCGAAGACCGACTTCCGCGTCGTGATGGTCCCGGAGGAGCTGTCGGTCGTCGAGTCCGAGCGCCTGCTGGGCCAGCTCCGGGAGTTCGACATCCCGGTCGGGACCGTCGTCGTCAACCGCGTGATGCAGGACCCCAGCGAGGTGCTGGACCGCGAGGTCGACATCGCCGGCCCGAACCACGACGACTGCGAGTTCTGCGCCCGCCGCTGGCAGGTCCAGCAGGACGCGCTGGCCCGCGCACAGGACCTCTTCCGGGGCCACGACGTGCGCCGCGTGCCGCTGTTCGCCGAGGAGGTCCACGGCGAGCGGCTCCTGTCCGTCGTCGCCGCCTGCCTCGACTAG
- a CDS encoding SDR family NAD(P)-dependent oxidoreductase: MTKTVLISDAASPVGRATAEAFREDDWDVWAGAADPELVDDLEADGCRTVELDVTNARECERAVETVVDEAGRIDCLVHDGGRGRVAAVEDTSTVDLEARLDGAVLGAHRLVREVLPHMRDRGDGAIVSVGGVAGRLTLPGQGSTAAAQAALGGLHDALRVEAAEFGVDVVLVEPGPLDLPGEPESGAAAADEPAAAATPDGGSGPYDWLYSAHEDSRLTGLADAVSVTPRAVALTVRDAANASDPEPRYPVGEPAKYLLLAARLPARWRDAAVSVARRFVD; the protein is encoded by the coding sequence ATGACCAAGACGGTGCTGATAAGCGACGCCGCGTCGCCGGTCGGCCGGGCGACGGCCGAGGCGTTCCGCGAGGACGACTGGGACGTGTGGGCCGGCGCAGCCGATCCCGAACTCGTCGACGACCTCGAGGCCGACGGCTGCCGGACGGTCGAACTCGACGTGACGAACGCCCGGGAGTGCGAGCGGGCCGTCGAGACCGTCGTCGACGAGGCCGGACGGATCGACTGCCTGGTCCACGACGGGGGCCGGGGACGCGTCGCCGCCGTCGAGGACACGTCGACGGTCGACCTGGAGGCGCGCCTCGACGGGGCGGTGCTGGGTGCCCACCGGCTCGTCCGCGAGGTCCTGCCCCACATGCGCGACCGGGGCGACGGCGCGATCGTCAGCGTCGGCGGCGTCGCCGGGCGGCTGACGCTCCCCGGGCAGGGGAGCACCGCCGCGGCCCAGGCCGCACTCGGCGGGCTGCACGACGCGCTCCGCGTCGAGGCCGCCGAGTTCGGCGTCGACGTCGTACTCGTCGAGCCGGGGCCGCTCGACCTGCCGGGCGAGCCCGAGAGCGGGGCGGCGGCCGCCGACGAACCCGCGGCCGCGGCGACGCCCGACGGCGGTTCGGGACCGTACGACTGGCTCTACAGCGCCCACGAGGACTCGCGGCTGACCGGGCTGGCCGACGCGGTCTCGGTCACGCCCCGCGCCGTCGCGCTGACGGTCCGTGACGCCGCCAACGCCAGCGATCCCGAGCCCCGCTACCCGGTGGGCGAACCGGCGAAGTACCTGCTGCTGGCGGCGCGGCTGCCGGCGCGGTGGCGCGACGCCGCGGTCTCGGTCGCGCGGCGGTTCGTCGACTAG
- a CDS encoding endonuclease V, translating to MAVSRPEFVPDPALSREEMAALQRDIADRAVFDDDLSFEPAAVGTDAAQSTLAGGETEPPLVAGVDQAFVGDRAVSAVVVSRGGEVVERVHAVERTEIPYVPGLLSFREGGAVLAALAELTREPDVLFVDGSGRIHYREAGLATHVGVTVDVPTVGVAKNLLCGRPRESLDRKLPTGTRVAVEADDEVETAANGTHIGDAVQTRQYDSGDRHINPLLVSPGHRVSAGTATDLVLATTEGYKLPEPTRRADAHADEVKAEV from the coding sequence ATGGCGGTCAGCCGTCCCGAGTTCGTCCCGGATCCCGCGCTCTCCCGCGAGGAGATGGCGGCGCTCCAGCGAGACATCGCCGACCGAGCGGTGTTCGACGACGACCTGTCGTTCGAGCCGGCGGCGGTCGGAACCGACGCTGCGCAGTCGACGCTGGCGGGTGGCGAGACCGAACCGCCGCTCGTCGCCGGCGTCGACCAGGCGTTCGTCGGCGACCGCGCCGTCTCGGCCGTCGTCGTCAGCCGCGGGGGCGAGGTCGTCGAGCGCGTCCACGCCGTCGAACGGACGGAGATCCCCTACGTCCCGGGCCTGCTCTCCTTTCGCGAGGGCGGTGCCGTCCTCGCCGCGCTGGCGGAACTGACCCGCGAACCGGACGTGCTGTTCGTCGACGGCAGCGGCCGCATCCACTACCGCGAGGCGGGGCTGGCGACACACGTCGGCGTCACCGTCGACGTGCCGACCGTCGGCGTCGCCAAGAACCTGCTCTGTGGTCGACCCCGAGAGTCGCTGGATCGGAAGCTCCCGACCGGGACGCGAGTCGCGGTCGAGGCCGACGACGAGGTCGAGACGGCGGCGAACGGGACACACATCGGCGACGCGGTCCAGACCCGGCAGTACGACTCCGGGGACCGGCACATCAATCCGCTGTTGGTCAGCCCCGGCCACCGCGTGAGCGCCGGGACGGCGACGGACCTCGTGCTGGCGACGACCGAGGGGTACAAGCTCCCCGAGCCGACCCGGCGGGCCGACGCCCACGCCGACGAGGTGAAGGCCGAGGTGTAG
- a CDS encoding rhomboid family intramembrane serine protease, whose product MSDCDVCGKSENMPYQCGHCGGTFCSEHRLPEAHDCPGLDNWNDPGGVFDSGFDDSVNTGRSTESSGLADRIGIDTGPGGAFGYFRGNMTYVFLALMAVVFVAEHVVGQLLGITNPALYSQSPLWRSIFVLSPQNPEYVWTWVTSIFAHSPAGFFHIVGNGIVIYFFGRIVEQQLGSKRFAIFFVVSGMLAGLGQIALQWLQSGGGYGVLGASGAALAILAFLTVLKPDLTVYLYFLIPVPIWAITGFYALLSIVGALSPGAAGLLAGNVAHAAHLIGLLIGLWYGNRFKGRSRVPGELQFGRGGGPGGPGGRGGGRGPF is encoded by the coding sequence ATGTCGGACTGCGACGTCTGTGGCAAGAGCGAGAACATGCCCTATCAGTGTGGGCACTGCGGCGGGACCTTCTGCTCGGAGCACCGGCTCCCGGAGGCCCACGACTGTCCCGGCCTCGACAACTGGAACGATCCGGGCGGGGTGTTCGACAGCGGCTTCGACGACAGCGTGAACACGGGCCGATCCACCGAGTCGAGTGGGCTGGCCGACCGCATCGGTATCGACACGGGGCCTGGCGGGGCGTTCGGCTACTTCCGCGGGAACATGACCTACGTGTTCCTCGCGCTGATGGCGGTCGTCTTCGTCGCGGAGCACGTCGTCGGGCAGTTACTGGGGATCACGAACCCGGCCCTCTACTCGCAGTCGCCGCTCTGGCGCTCTATCTTCGTCCTCAGTCCCCAGAACCCGGAGTACGTCTGGACGTGGGTCACGTCGATCTTCGCCCACTCGCCGGCCGGGTTCTTCCACATCGTCGGCAACGGCATCGTCATCTACTTCTTCGGCCGTATCGTCGAGCAGCAACTCGGCTCGAAGCGGTTCGCGATCTTCTTCGTCGTCTCCGGGATGCTCGCGGGACTGGGGCAGATCGCGCTCCAGTGGCTCCAGTCCGGCGGTGGCTACGGCGTCCTCGGGGCAAGCGGCGCGGCGCTGGCCATCCTCGCGTTCCTGACGGTGCTGAAACCCGACCTCACCGTCTACCTCTACTTCCTGATCCCGGTGCCGATCTGGGCGATCACCGGCTTCTACGCGCTGCTCAGCATCGTCGGCGCGCTGTCGCCGGGTGCGGCCGGCCTGCTGGCCGGCAACGTCGCCCACGCCGCGCACCTCATCGGGCTGCTCATCGGCCTCTGGTACGGCAACCGGTTCAAGGGCCGGTCCAGGGTGCCGGGCGAACTGCAGTTCGGACGCGGCGGCGGTCCGGGCGGACCCGGCGGCCGCGGCGGCGGTCGGGGACCGTTCTGA
- a CDS encoding response regulator, producing MTPDGCQGSGQVELSRTAIRGSPRVADRNTPLIRSESDGCPEELQAEVPVPLAGVDGTDEVRVLHVDDNPQICDLVETFLERNGDDFTVVTAHSAVEALDRLTDGEFDCVVSDYQMPNTDGLELLEIVRERYPDMPFILFTGQGSEEIASEAIAAGVTDYMQKETGTDQYEVLANRVENAVEQHRTEQQFWNALSWYQRLVEQGLAGVCIIQDREFVYVNERLAETFGYDQPDLIGESPAHLAAEGERETVIDIVESDDHGDLESFDAAFTGIRADGREVEVEVSGGPVDYDGASAWIGVLRTTDE from the coding sequence ATGACGCCGGACGGCTGTCAGGGCAGCGGGCAGGTCGAACTCTCGCGGACCGCGATACGGGGGAGTCCCCGTGTGGCGGACCGGAACACGCCGCTCATCCGGTCGGAGTCGGACGGGTGCCCGGAGGAGCTGCAGGCGGAGGTCCCGGTGCCGCTGGCCGGCGTCGACGGGACCGACGAGGTACGGGTCCTCCACGTCGACGACAACCCACAGATCTGTGACCTCGTCGAGACCTTCCTGGAACGAAACGGGGACGACTTCACCGTCGTGACCGCCCACAGCGCCGTCGAAGCGCTGGATCGACTCACCGACGGCGAGTTCGACTGTGTCGTCAGCGACTACCAGATGCCCAACACCGACGGGCTGGAGCTACTGGAGATCGTCCGGGAGCGCTACCCCGACATGCCGTTCATCCTCTTCACCGGCCAGGGCAGCGAGGAGATCGCGAGCGAGGCTATCGCCGCCGGCGTCACCGACTACATGCAGAAGGAGACCGGGACCGACCAGTACGAGGTGCTCGCGAACCGCGTCGAGAACGCGGTCGAGCAACACCGGACCGAACAGCAGTTCTGGAACGCGCTGTCGTGGTACCAGCGGCTCGTCGAGCAGGGCCTCGCCGGGGTCTGTATCATCCAGGACCGGGAGTTCGTCTACGTCAACGAACGCCTCGCGGAGACGTTCGGGTACGACCAGCCGGACCTCATCGGCGAGTCGCCGGCCCACCTCGCGGCGGAGGGGGAACGGGAGACGGTCATAGACATCGTCGAGTCGGACGACCACGGCGATCTGGAGTCGTTCGACGCGGCGTTTACCGGCATCCGAGCGGACGGCCGTGAGGTCGAGGTCGAGGTGTCCGGGGGTCCGGTCGACTACGACGGTGCATCGGCCTGGATCGGCGTCCTCAGGACGACCGACGAGTAG
- a CDS encoding DUF7503 family protein has product MSDSKMREYIAEHPRMAGALFTVLLLLTQAGSVAAGNNATIAGP; this is encoded by the coding sequence ATGTCCGATTCCAAGATGCGCGAGTACATCGCAGAGCACCCACGAATGGCCGGCGCACTGTTCACCGTCCTGCTGCTGCTGACGCAGGCTGGGAGTGTAGCGGCAGGCAATAACGCTACGATCGCTGGCCCGTAA
- a CDS encoding DUF5788 family protein has translation MQEFERKQLLERIERDGATIGAEIPDEITVQGEEIDLRSFVFEIKRRDTVPPGERERVETAKKNLRRERRERRDLLEEGAVSYERGQELATAIIGIDRALNALEQLGAANIEQEAQAQEAADKKRWMKFLRKALGHEDADSGTGRAGRGRR, from the coding sequence GTGCAAGAGTTCGAGCGCAAACAACTGCTGGAGCGCATCGAACGGGACGGTGCGACCATCGGAGCCGAGATCCCCGACGAGATCACCGTCCAGGGCGAGGAGATCGACCTCCGGTCGTTCGTCTTCGAGATCAAGCGCCGAGACACCGTCCCGCCCGGCGAACGCGAACGCGTCGAGACTGCGAAGAAGAACCTCCGACGCGAGCGCCGCGAACGCAGGGACCTGCTGGAGGAGGGGGCGGTCAGCTACGAGCGCGGCCAGGAACTGGCGACGGCCATCATCGGTATCGACCGGGCGCTGAACGCGCTGGAACAGCTCGGGGCGGCGAATATCGAACAGGAGGCTCAGGCACAGGAGGCCGCCGACAAGAAGCGCTGGATGAAGTTCCTGCGGAAGGCGTTGGGCCACGAAGACGCGGACTCGGGCACCGGCCGGGCCGGACGGGGGCGACGATGA
- the polX gene encoding DNA polymerase/3'-5' exonuclease PolX, which yields MSRNDEIADRLEEFADLLEANGVEYKPRAYRRAAENIREYPGAIEGLAAEGEDAVGEIDRVGDAISAKVVEYVETGEIAELDELRSELPVEMDALTAVEGVGPKTVGTLYEELGITTLDELEAAAEAGEIREVKGFGPKTEENILDNVDFAREAHARSLLGEARPYGEQVEAYLRDVGAVERAALGGSIRRWKPTIGDVDVLAASDEDEAVVEAFTDWPEVDRVIEAGETKASVYAGDVRVDLRVVVPEEFGAALQYFTGSKEHNVAVRNRAIERDLKVNEYGVFDVSEGEDDDQRAGERVAGETEESVYDALDMTWVPPELREDRGEVAAAAEGTLPDLLGEDDVRGDLHTHTEWSDGSNTVAEMVEGAAAFGHDYLAITDHATGPGMVGGVGVTDDDLREQIDEVRAVAADAEIEVFTGVEANVAADGSVSVDDDLLAELDLVVASPHAALDGDGTDRLVAAAEHPHVDVIGHPTGRFLNRRPGLDVDVERLAEVAADHGTALEVNASPQRLDLSGAAVKQAVAAGATVAIDTDAHSPGSFDQIRFGVHTARRGWAEAGDVLNTRDPEGVREFLDD from the coding sequence ATGAGCCGGAACGACGAGATCGCCGACCGACTGGAGGAGTTCGCGGACCTCCTGGAGGCGAACGGCGTCGAGTACAAGCCCCGTGCCTACCGGCGGGCCGCCGAGAACATCCGCGAGTACCCCGGCGCGATCGAGGGGCTGGCCGCCGAGGGCGAGGACGCCGTCGGCGAGATCGACCGGGTCGGCGACGCCATCTCGGCGAAGGTCGTCGAGTACGTCGAGACGGGCGAGATCGCGGAGCTCGACGAACTCCGTTCGGAGCTTCCGGTCGAGATGGACGCCCTGACCGCCGTCGAGGGGGTCGGCCCCAAGACGGTCGGGACGCTGTACGAGGAACTCGGGATCACCACGCTGGACGAACTGGAGGCCGCGGCCGAGGCCGGCGAGATACGGGAGGTGAAGGGCTTCGGCCCCAAGACCGAGGAGAACATCCTCGACAACGTCGACTTCGCACGCGAGGCTCATGCACGCTCACTGCTGGGCGAGGCCCGGCCCTACGGCGAGCAGGTCGAGGCGTACCTTCGGGACGTCGGGGCCGTCGAGCGCGCGGCGCTCGGCGGCTCCATCCGCCGCTGGAAGCCCACCATCGGCGACGTGGACGTGCTGGCCGCCAGCGACGAGGACGAGGCCGTCGTCGAGGCCTTCACCGACTGGCCCGAGGTCGACCGGGTGATCGAGGCCGGCGAGACGAAGGCCAGCGTCTACGCGGGCGACGTGCGCGTGGACCTGCGCGTGGTCGTCCCCGAGGAGTTCGGGGCGGCGCTGCAGTACTTCACCGGCAGCAAGGAGCACAACGTCGCGGTCCGGAACCGCGCCATCGAGCGGGACCTGAAGGTCAACGAGTACGGGGTGTTCGACGTCTCCGAGGGCGAGGACGACGACCAGCGGGCCGGCGAGCGAGTGGCCGGCGAGACGGAGGAGAGCGTCTACGACGCGCTCGATATGACGTGGGTGCCGCCGGAGCTCCGCGAGGACCGCGGCGAGGTGGCCGCCGCCGCCGAGGGGACCCTCCCGGACCTGCTCGGGGAGGACGACGTGCGCGGCGACCTCCACACCCACACGGAGTGGTCCGACGGGAGCAACACCGTCGCGGAGATGGTCGAGGGGGCAGCCGCGTTCGGCCACGACTACCTCGCGATCACCGATCACGCGACCGGGCCCGGGATGGTCGGCGGGGTCGGGGTCACCGACGACGACCTGCGCGAGCAGATCGACGAGGTCCGGGCGGTCGCCGCGGACGCCGAGATCGAGGTGTTCACCGGCGTCGAGGCCAACGTCGCCGCGGACGGGAGCGTCTCGGTCGACGACGACCTGCTCGCCGAACTCGACCTCGTCGTCGCCTCGCCCCACGCGGCCCTGGACGGCGACGGCACTGACCGACTCGTCGCGGCCGCCGAACACCCACACGTCGACGTCATCGGCCACCCGACCGGGCGGTTCCTGAACCGACGGCCGGGGCTGGACGTCGACGTCGAGCGACTGGCCGAGGTCGCGGCCGACCACGGGACGGCGCTGGAGGTCAACGCGAGCCCGCAGCGGCTCGACCTCTCCGGTGCGGCGGTCAAACAGGCCGTCGCGGCCGGCGCGACCGTCGCGATCGACACCGACGCCCACAGCCCCGGGAGCTTCGACCAGATCCGCTTCGGCGTCCACACCGCCCGCCGCGGCTGGGCCGAGGCTGGAGACGTCCTGAACACGCGGGACCCAGAGGGCGTCCGGGAGTTCCTCGATGACTGA
- a CDS encoding Mut7-C RNAse domain-containing protein — MTESRPPLLLDTMLGKLATYLRMCGYDAAYAMDRGAESDEDLLALSNTEGRRLVTRDERLARTAEDAVLLTEREVEDQLRELAAAGFPLTLAEEPSRCGTCNAPVERVDRTEPTPDYAPDPAEETVWRCRDCGQHFWRGSHWDDVADTVADL, encoded by the coding sequence ATGACTGAGTCACGCCCGCCGCTCCTGCTGGACACGATGCTCGGGAAGCTGGCGACGTACCTCCGGATGTGCGGGTACGACGCCGCCTACGCGATGGACCGTGGGGCCGAATCCGACGAGGACCTGCTGGCGCTGTCAAACACCGAGGGCCGCCGCCTCGTCACCCGCGACGAGCGACTGGCACGGACTGCCGAGGACGCCGTCCTGCTGACCGAGCGTGAGGTGGAGGACCAGCTCCGGGAACTGGCCGCCGCCGGGTTCCCGCTGACCCTCGCGGAGGAGCCGAGCCGGTGTGGCACCTGCAACGCGCCCGTCGAGCGCGTCGACCGCACCGAGCCGACGCCGGACTACGCGCCCGACCCCGCCGAGGAGACGGTCTGGCGGTGTCGGGACTGCGGCCAGCACTTCTGGCGGGGGAGCCACTGGGACGACGTTGCCGACACGGTCGCGGATCTGTGA
- a CDS encoding ABC transporter permease, which produces MSRQFPALSLARRNLTRQRLRAALAALGIVIGVFAVVTLGLLGNALSVAAAEELGGLGNQVIVSPAEGSGDETLDSRDLAAVQRAADGRGTVVPLKTTGASVSADGGQTVAQVYGTDRPRALFGSGNGTVPAVHRQGAIVGAEVAESLSLRSGSRITVEGNEYRVFTVLPEIDAISPLQADSAVILPPDEFATTGYSQVVVQADSAADARAVADGVDRRLNVRQQRVSVFSLTSVLDQISEFFDLLNGFLLAVAGVSLVVAGVSIFNVMLMTVSERRGEIGVLRAVGVHRKQVLRTLLVEATLLGVVGGALGALLGTATVVIVATQTELPLSAVLLPGNAVVPLGAFGFGVLVALVGGLYPAYRAAWEPPVEALRG; this is translated from the coding sequence GTGAGTAGGCAGTTCCCCGCGCTGTCGCTGGCCCGCCGGAACCTCACGCGCCAGCGACTGCGGGCGGCGCTTGCGGCACTCGGTATCGTCATCGGCGTCTTCGCCGTCGTGACGCTCGGGCTGCTGGGCAACGCACTGAGCGTCGCCGCGGCGGAGGAGCTGGGCGGGCTCGGCAATCAGGTCATCGTCAGCCCGGCCGAGGGCAGCGGGGACGAGACCCTGGACTCCCGGGACCTCGCGGCCGTCCAGCGGGCGGCCGACGGGCGGGGCACCGTCGTCCCGCTGAAGACCACCGGGGCGTCGGTCAGCGCCGACGGCGGACAGACGGTCGCGCAGGTGTACGGCACCGACCGGCCGCGGGCGCTGTTCGGCTCGGGCAACGGGACCGTCCCGGCCGTCCACCGCCAGGGAGCGATCGTCGGTGCCGAGGTCGCCGAGTCCCTCTCCCTGCGGTCCGGCAGCCGGATCACCGTCGAAGGCAACGAGTACCGGGTGTTCACCGTCCTCCCGGAGATCGACGCCATCTCGCCGCTCCAGGCCGACTCGGCGGTGATCCTCCCGCCCGACGAGTTCGCCACGACCGGCTACTCACAGGTGGTCGTCCAGGCCGACTCCGCGGCCGACGCCCGGGCGGTGGCCGACGGCGTCGACCGGCGGCTCAACGTCCGCCAACAGCGGGTCAGCGTCTTCTCGCTGACGAGCGTCCTCGACCAGATCAGCGAGTTCTTCGACCTCCTGAACGGGTTCCTGCTGGCCGTCGCCGGCGTCTCGCTGGTCGTCGCCGGCGTCAGCATCTTCAACGTGATGCTGATGACCGTCTCCGAGCGGCGCGGCGAGATCGGCGTCCTCCGAGCGGTCGGCGTCCACCGCAAGCAGGTCCTGCGGACGCTGCTCGTCGAGGCGACGCTGCTCGGCGTCGTCGGCGGTGCGCTGGGCGCGCTCCTCGGTACCGCGACCGTCGTGATCGTCGCGACGCAGACGGAGCTGCCGCTGTCGGCGGTGTTGCTGCCGGGCAACGCCGTCGTGCCGCTGGGCGCGTTCGGGTTCGGCGTCCTCGTCGCCCTGGTCGGCGGTCTCTACCCGGCCTACCGGGCCGCTTGGGAGCCGCCCGTGGAGGCGCTACGGGGCTAG
- a CDS encoding ABC transporter ATP-binding protein yields MTATQPRAERAVPPLRLVDVTKRYDGGGGRVTALSHVDFAVAPGEVVAVVGPSGSGKSTMLNLLGLLDDPTEGRVDLRGRPTVGLTERERTDARRESLGFVFQDFHLLPTLTALENVRLPTAFLPTDATERAESLLTRVGLGDRTDHTPDELSGGQKQRVAVARALINEPAVLLADEPTGNLDRDTGRRILDEFRRIADEDGVGVVAVTHDDLVTEYADRTVELVDGVIRRE; encoded by the coding sequence ATGACCGCGACGCAACCGCGCGCGGAGCGGGCCGTGCCGCCGCTGCGGCTCGTCGACGTGACCAAGCGGTACGACGGGGGCGGCGGCCGGGTGACCGCGCTCTCGCACGTCGACTTCGCCGTCGCGCCCGGGGAGGTCGTCGCCGTCGTCGGCCCCAGCGGCAGCGGCAAGAGCACGATGCTGAACCTCCTGGGCCTGCTCGACGACCCGACGGAGGGGCGGGTCGACCTCCGGGGACGGCCAACCGTCGGCCTGACCGAGCGCGAGCGGACCGACGCCCGCAGGGAGTCGCTGGGGTTCGTCTTCCAGGACTTCCACCTGCTGCCGACGCTGACGGCCCTGGAGAACGTCCGCCTGCCGACGGCGTTCCTGCCGACTGACGCCACCGAGCGGGCCGAGAGCTTGCTGACGCGGGTCGGCCTCGGCGACCGAACCGACCACACGCCCGACGAGCTCTCCGGCGGGCAGAAACAGCGCGTCGCCGTCGCCCGCGCCCTGATAAACGAGCCCGCGGTCCTGCTGGCCGACGAGCCGACCGGGAACCTCGATCGGGACACCGGCCGGCGGATCCTCGACGAGTTCCGCCGCATCGCCGACGAGGACGGGGTCGGCGTCGTCGCGGTCACGCACGACGACCTCGTGACGGAGTACGCCGACCGCACCGTCGAACTCGTCGACGGGGTGATCCGCCGTGAGTAG
- a CDS encoding DUF5797 family protein yields the protein MTLSEEARERLADVVAHQPTKNGELQELWGMDSGSEVHQYLESELKEYYYRDEDSLICATPEATELVDGEGSDRVQTVTVSPLQARVTEVIAGPDAESQSVVSVLHALREAGEDPEVDEVRSALRSLADKGIVEVVQKTVPTFRLAVAREDVDVEVVED from the coding sequence ATGACCCTCTCGGAGGAGGCCCGCGAGCGACTGGCCGACGTCGTCGCCCACCAGCCGACGAAGAACGGCGAACTCCAGGAGCTGTGGGGGATGGACAGCGGGAGCGAGGTCCACCAGTACCTCGAGTCCGAGCTGAAGGAGTACTACTACCGCGACGAGGACAGCCTCATCTGTGCGACGCCGGAGGCGACGGAGCTGGTCGACGGCGAGGGGTCCGACCGGGTCCAGACGGTGACGGTCTCGCCGCTGCAGGCCCGCGTGACGGAGGTGATCGCGGGGCCGGACGCGGAGAGTCAGAGCGTCGTCTCGGTGCTGCACGCGCTGCGCGAGGCCGGCGAGGACCCCGAGGTCGACGAGGTGCGATCGGCGCTCCGCAGCCTCGCGGACAAGGGGATCGTCGAGGTGGTCCAGAAGACGGTCCCGACGTTCCGGCTGGCGGTCGCGCGCGAGGACGTCGACGTCGAAGTCGTCGAGGACTGA